Proteins encoded within one genomic window of Candidatus Paracaedimonas acanthamoebae:
- a CDS encoding HigA family addiction module antidote protein yields MTDQFTTPPESPGLYLERKFMVPNGLSQNKLARDLDVTPARLCEIIRNRRSITADTALRLAKYFKTPARFWLELQLEYDLYKARMKSEAVINMSVRNNPLI; encoded by the coding sequence ATGACTGACCAATTCACTACCCCTCCAGAATCACCAGGACTTTACTTAGAACGCAAATTTATGGTCCCAAATGGTCTTAGCCAAAATAAATTAGCTAGAGATCTAGATGTAACACCCGCAAGACTCTGTGAAATTATTAGAAATAGACGCTCAATAACCGCAGATACAGCCTTAAGGCTTGCAAAGTATTTTAAAACCCCTGCCCGCTTTTGGCTTGAACTACAACTTGAGTATGATCTTTATAAAGCTAGAATGAAAAGTGAAGCCGTCATTAATATGAGCGTGAGAAATAATCCTCTCATTTAA
- a CDS encoding AAA family ATPase — MSTSVFVGRQDELERLEALFTKKSASLVVVRGRRRVGKSRLIERFSQGKTFFSFSGIPPAEGTNAQLQRDIFAKQLGNQIGLPGIQSQDWSDLFTLLARQAQHGRVVILFDEISWMGSLDPTFLGKLKNAWDIEFQKNPNLILILCGSVSTWIEKNVISSTAFFGRISLYLTLDELPLHDCHALLKAQGFLGSMYETFKVLSVSGGIPWYISQVQPKLNADDNIKNLCFRKDGILFNEFDLIFHDLFEKRSEIYRPLIEALANGVMEFNEICETLKYQKSGSVSGYLEDLMHSGFIARDYTWDLKSGKPSRLSHFRLSDNYMRFYLKFIKPNKPKILQDRFKDSGIDILPGWRSILGLQFENLVLKNRTKIWEQLGIKAQDIVADNPYFQRKTVKTPGCQIDYLIQTRFNTLFAVEIKFSQAELKIDIVHEMKEKLSRLILPRRFSCWPILIHVNGVHESIEEAGYFTKIINFGDFLANEDPLKIKHNI, encoded by the coding sequence ATGAGCACCTCTGTATTTGTTGGTAGACAAGATGAACTTGAGCGACTCGAGGCGTTATTCACAAAAAAATCTGCAAGTTTAGTTGTCGTGAGGGGTCGGCGTCGTGTTGGAAAAAGTCGTCTTATAGAAAGATTCTCTCAAGGAAAAACTTTCTTTTCGTTTTCAGGAATTCCTCCAGCAGAGGGCACGAATGCACAATTACAGCGAGATATCTTCGCAAAACAACTTGGAAATCAGATAGGGTTACCAGGGATTCAATCCCAGGATTGGAGTGATTTATTTACTCTGCTAGCAAGACAAGCGCAACATGGTCGAGTTGTAATTTTATTTGATGAAATCTCGTGGATGGGATCTCTGGACCCAACTTTCTTAGGAAAGCTAAAAAATGCGTGGGATATTGAGTTTCAAAAGAATCCCAACCTTATCCTTATTCTATGTGGCTCTGTTTCAACTTGGATCGAGAAAAATGTTATTAGCAGTACAGCATTTTTTGGAAGAATATCCCTATATCTAACTTTAGATGAACTCCCTTTACACGATTGTCATGCCCTTTTAAAAGCTCAAGGGTTCTTAGGCTCTATGTATGAAACATTTAAGGTGCTATCTGTTTCAGGTGGAATTCCTTGGTATATAAGCCAAGTACAGCCAAAGTTAAATGCTGATGATAATATTAAAAACCTATGCTTTCGCAAAGATGGCATCCTTTTCAATGAATTTGATCTGATATTTCACGATTTGTTTGAGAAGCGAAGCGAGATTTACCGGCCCCTCATAGAAGCATTAGCAAATGGGGTTATGGAATTTAATGAAATCTGTGAAACTCTAAAATATCAAAAAAGTGGATCTGTGAGTGGTTATCTTGAAGATCTTATGCATTCTGGCTTTATTGCACGTGATTATACTTGGGATCTTAAATCAGGTAAGCCTTCACGTTTAAGTCATTTTCGTCTTAGTGATAATTACATGAGGTTTTATTTGAAATTTATTAAGCCCAATAAACCCAAAATCCTTCAAGATCGGTTTAAGGATAGCGGGATTGATATTCTTCCAGGGTGGCGCTCTATACTCGGCTTACAATTTGAAAATTTAGTTCTTAAAAATCGCACCAAAATTTGGGAGCAGCTCGGAATAAAAGCACAAGATATCGTGGCGGATAACCCTTATTTTCAACGTAAAACAGTGAAAACTCCAGGTTGTCAGATTGATTATCTTATTCAAACGCGTTTCAATACATTATTTGCTGTTGAGATCAAATTTTCACAAGCTGAATTAAAAATAGATATTGTACACGAGATGAAAGAAAAATTAAGTCGTTTGATATTACCACGTCGATTTTCCTGTTGGCCTATACTTATTCATGTCAATGGCGTTCATGAGAGTATAGAAGAAGCAGGATACTTTACGAAAATTATAAATTTCGGAGATTTTCTTGCGAATGAAGATCCGCTTAAAATTAAGCATAATATATAA